In Gammaproteobacteria bacterium, the DNA window TCCCGAGCATCTCCTTCGCCCCAGGTTTCGTCACCGACATGGAGCCGGTTGCGGCGGCGGCGCGGGAGGTGGGGGCGCTCACGCTCGTCGACGCGGCCCAGTCGGTGGGGGCGGCGGTCACGGATGTGCGCCGCCCGGGGATCGACGCCCTCGCGGTGGCGACCCAGAAGTGCCTGCTGTCGCTCTACGGGTTCGGGTTTCTGTACGTGCGCCGGGAGGTGGCCGACGACCTGATCCCGGGTCACGTGGCCCGTTACGGCATCGAGCTGGACGGCGCCCACGAGACCGCCTTCTCCGCCGACGAGCTTCGCTATCGTCCGGGCGCCATGCGCTTCGATGTCGGCAACTACAACTATCTGGGCGCGGTGGCGGCGCGCGCGGCGCTCGGGCTGATCCGCCGGTGGACGGTCGAGACGGTTGAGACGCATGTCTGCCGCGTGGCGGGCCGGCTGGCCGCGGGCTTCGCCGAGCTCGGACTGCCCGTGGTGGGAGGGGCGTCGTCGCCTCGCCGGGCGCACATCGTGACGGTCGGCGCGAGCGGCGGCGGGCGCCACTATACGGCGGACGATCCGGCGATGAACGCCCTCCATGCGCGCCTGAACACCGATGGCGTCCGCCTCGCCATCCGTAGCGGAGTGTTGCGCTTCTCGGTGGGTGTCTACAACGATGACTCGGACGTGGAGCGTGTCCTGACCAGCGCCCGCGGGTGGATCGAGGACCGGTGACGCGCCAGGCGCGCCGGTCCGGAAACCTTCGGCGCGGGCGGGGTTAGCAACCGGACAGCTCCCGGTTCCGTCCAATGGAGGAGACCCGACGCCGGGAACTGCGGTTCCCGCGCGTGAACCAGCCACGCGGGAAGATCGAAGCCCGCCTTCAGCGGAGTCGTGAAACCCATGCGATTCTCCCGCTCACTGCTTGCTCCGGGCCTCATTCTGGCAGCGGCCCTGCTGTGTGGCGGCTGGTTCCTCCAGCAGGGTATCGCGCAGGATCGCAACGTCTACTTCCAGGCGCGTCTCCTGGAAGAGGTGCTTGACCGGGTGGCGGAGGACTTCGTGGACCCGGTCGAGCTGAATGCGCTCTACGGCACCGCCATCGACGCCGTCATAGAGGAACTCGACGATCCCAACTCGGAGTTCCTGAGCGCCTACGAATGGGACAACCTCCGCATCGATACCGAAGGTGAGTACGCCGGGGTGGGGCTGGAGATCGTGCGCCAGGGAGACTGGATCACGGTGATGAGCGCCCTGCCGGGCACCCCGGGGGAGCGGGCGGGCATCCGCGCGGGGGATCGCATCGTGGAGGTCGAGGGCGAATCCGCGCAGGGCTGGAACCCGGATCGGGCGGCGATGTCGCTGCGCGGCAGGCCGGGCACGGAGGTGGACGTCAGGATCGGGCGCCCGGGGATCGAGGAGCTCATTCCGTACACGCTGGAGCGAGCCACGGTTCAGATCCTCTCGGTGCCGTTCACCCATCTCTTTCAGGACGGCGTGGGATACGTTCCCCTGCGGGTGTTCAGCGAAAACGCCCGCGACGAACTCGAGGCGGCCACCCGAGCCCTGATGGCGGACGGGGCCACCCGGATGATCCTGGATCTGCGCGGAAACCCGGGCGGATTGCTGGATCAGGGCGTCGCGCTTGCCGACCTCTTCCTCGACGAGGACCTGACGGTCGCGGAGACGCGTGGCCGCACGAGGAGCCAGAACTCGGTGCTGCGCACCGGGCAGGGGGAATCCTTCCCGGGGCTTCCCCTGGTGATTCTGATCAATGGACGCAGCGCGAGCGCCTCGGAGATCGTCGCCGGCGCGCTTCAGGATCACGACCGGGCCCTCGTCCTGGGGGCGACCTCATTCGGAAAGGGGTTGGTGCAGACGCTCTACCGGCTGAGCGGGGGCAACGTTCTCAAGCTGACGACGGCGCGCTGGTACACGCCGTCGGGGCGCTCGATTCAGAAGGCCCGGGCGGGTGACGAATCGGCCTTCGAGGATGTCGTGCTGACCCTGTCGGGGGAGTGGGTTCAGCGGTCGGACGGCGAGGACCGGCAGCCGTACCGGTCTCTGGGGGGGCGACGCGTCCTCGGTGGCGGCGGCATCACTCCGGATCTCCATGTCCTTCCCGATACCCTGACCGACGACGAAGAGGCGGCGGTGCTTCGCCTGGACCGGCACGCGCGCGGCTTCAGCAGCGCCGTGTTCGAGTTCGCCGTCCTTTACATTCAGGAGCGGCCGGACGCCCCTCCGGGCTCCGCGGTCGAGGACGCCGACCTCGCGCGCTTCCGGCAGCACCTTGCCGATCGGGGGATCGACGCCGAGGCCGCCACGCTTGAGCGTGCGGAACGCTATCTGCGGTTCCAGCTGGAGCGCGAGATCGCCCGCAGGCGCGCGGGCCGGGAAGGCGAGTTTCTGCGCCTGATGACCGCCGATCCGCCGCTGGCGCGCGCCGTCGAGTTGCTGGCGCGCGCGCGGTCGCAGCAGGACCTGTTCGATCTGGTGGCCGCCGAGAAGTCGCTCGCGAACAGCGCCGTTCAAGCGCCAGGCGGCATCGCCGGAGACGGTTCGCCGGGCGCGGGATCCCGCTGAGGACGCGTCCGCCGGCCCCCGGACGGCGGCCGGCTCATCCCGCCATTCCATCGCCCGGAGAAACGGTGTTCCTTTCTCGTGCGAGTCGCGCACGGCGTCCGCAGCTTTCGTGAGCCGGGATATGAGTGCACCGGCGCGCCGGGCTGGCCGCGGGCCGTGCGTCCGGGTTACGCGCTCTGGTGCCGTCGAGTCTGTGCATCGGGTGCATGTGGCGGTAGCCGATGCCCGCGGGCGGCTGATCGGCGGTTGTGGCGACGCGGGGCGCGTGGCGTTCTATCGGTCGGCCGCGAAGCCCTTCCAGGCGCTTCCGCTGGTGGAGGACGGCGTCCTTGAAAGGTTCGGTTTCACGGAAGAGGAGCTGGCGCTGTGTTGCGCGTCCCACAACGCCGAACGCGGACACCTGGCTCTGGCCCGAAGCATGCTGGCCAGGGCGGGACTGGACGAGCGCGCGCTGGAGTGCGGGCCGCACCCGTCTCTGCGGCCGGAACGGGCGCGCGAGCTGTGGGCACGGGGCGTTCGCCTGGGCGCCGTGCACAACAACTGTTCGGGAAAACACGCGGGGATGCTCGCGCTGGCGGTGGCCAACGGCTGGCCTCCCGAGGGATACCTCGAGCCCGGCCATCCCGTGCAGCAGCGCATGCGCGCCGAGATCGCGCGCTGGACGGGGGTGGCCGCATCGGAACTCGTGACCGGCACCGACGGATGCGGCGTGGTGACCTTCGCGCTCCCGCTGGCGGACATGGCGGCGTCCTTCGCGCGTCTCACGGCGGCGGCGGATGCGGGAGAACCCGCGGCGCGCATCGTGGGCGCGATGACGGGGCATCCGTTCGCGGTCGCGGGCACGGGTCGTGTCTGTACGGCGGTCATGGAACGGCTGGGTGGACGGGTGTTCGTCAAGACGGGCGCCGAGGGCGTGTACTGCGGAGGCGTGCGCGGGCGCGGCCTGGGCTTCGCTCTCAAGGTGGAAGACGGGGCCCGGCGCGCGAGCGACGTTGCGCTTGTCGGGGTGCTGTCGGATCTGGGCGTGGCGGACGCGGACGACATCGCGGCGCTTGCCCGGGGGCGCGTGGAGGTGCTCAATACCCTGGGGGTGGATGTGGGACGGATCGAGAACGCGTTCCGGGTTGAAGTGGATCGGTGAGCGGTACGCCTGGGGATGGGATCGTGCGCGCGCCGGCGCTCACCCCGGCGGAGCGGTCGCTGGTGAGGGTGAGCGCCGCACTGGCTGCGGGACGCGAGGACGCCCTCCGCGCCGCGCTGGCGGAGGCGGCACGCACTGCCGACGCGACCGAGGTGGAGGAGGCGCTGTTGCAGAGCTATCTGTTCGTGGGGTATCCGGCCGCGCTGGCCGCGCTTGCCGCGTGGCGGGAGGTCGGCCCGGCACCACCCGCGGAGGCCAGCCCCGACGACTGGCCGGGTTGGGCGCGCCGGGGCGCGGCGCTCTGCCGGCGCGTCTACTCCACGCAGTACCGCGAGCTGCGCGACAGCGTCCGGAGCCTGCACCCGGACATGGAGCGGTGGATGGTGGTGGAAGGCTACGGGAAGGTGCTCGCCCGCCCCGGGCTGGCCCCGCTCGCCCGGGAGTACTGCATCGCGGCCCTGCTCGCCGTGGCCGACGCGGGTCCGCAGCTCTATTCGCACCTGCGCGGGGGGCTCAACCTGGGAGCGTCGGCGGCTGCGCTGGCGGAGACCCTGGCAGTGGCTGCCCGCTTCATGGACGACGCGCGAAGCGAGGCCGCGCGCGCCACGTTGCGCCGGGTGCTGTCCCGCCGCGGGGAAGGGTAGCAGATGGGGGAGGGGATCTTCGTCGACCGCGCCGTCATCGAGGTCGCCGCGGGAACCGGCGGATCGGGGGCCGAGGCGTTCCGGCGCGAGAAGGGTACGCCGCGCGGGGGGCCCTCCGGGGGAGACGGCGGCCGCGGGGGGGATGTGGTGCTGGTCACGGATCCTCAGCTGTCGACCCTGCTCGACTTCAGCTACCGGCGTCACTACAGGGCGGAGAGGGGGCAGCACGGAGGGGGCAACAACCGCACCGGCCGCAGCGGCGCGGACCGGGTGGTGTCCGTCCCGCCGGGCACCACCGTGCGGGACGCCGGCACCTCGGAACTCATGGGGGAACTGCTCGCGGCCCACGACCGGGTGGTGGTCGCCCGGGGGGGGCGGGGGGGGCGGGGCAACACCCGCTTCGCCTCGTCGCGCAACCAGGCCCCGACGCGATGGGAGCCCGGCGCGGAGGGAGAGGCGCGGCGCATCGAACTCGAGCTCAGGCTGATCGCGGATGTCGGCCTGGTCGGTGAACCCAACGCCGGCAAGTCGACCCTGCTCTCGAGCGTTTCGGCGGCCCGGCCGAAGGTGGCGGACTATCCCTTTACCACGCTCGTCCCCAGCCTGGGGGTGGTTCACCTGCCCGACTTCCGATCCTTCGTGCTGGCCGACATCCCGGGCATCATCGAGGGTGCCCACGAGGGGAAGGGGCTGGGGCTGCGCTTTCTGCGCCACGTCGAGCGCACGCGCACGCTGGTCTACCTGATTCCGGCCGACTCGAGCGATCCCCAGGCGGAGTACGGGCGCCTGCGCTCCGAGCTGCGGAGCCACTCCCGCGCGCTGGCCGCAAGGGAGCATTGCCTTGTGGTGTCCAAGATGGACCTGGTGGATCCCGGCGAGCCGGCGCCCCGCATTGAAGCCCCCGACGCCTGGGGGTGCTTTGCGGTATCGGCGGTGACCCGCCGAGGTCTCGACGAACTGTGCGAAGCGCTCTGGCGGCGAACCCGGCCGAGGTGACCGTCGTGCCCGACGCATCGACCGTCCCCGTGGCGGAGGCGCCGCTCGATGTCATGGACGACGAGGTCATCACCCGGATTCACTGGACTCTCCACGAGGGACTCGGGGCGGTGACCCTGCGGCAACTCATCGACAAGTTCGGTTCCGCCCGCAAGGCGTTCTCCGCAGACAAGAAGAAGCTGCCGCTGAAGGCTCGCCGGGCGCGCGACGCGCGCAAAATCACGCGCCCGCTCGAGGAGGTGCTCGCCATCGCGCGGCGGGCAGGGGCGTTGGCGACCGGATACCGCTTGTCCGGGTTTCCCGAGCGGCTGAAGCACCTGCACCATCCACCGCCGCTTCTCTTTCTGCGCGGAGATCCGTCCCTGCTGCACCCTCCGGCCGTGGCCGTGGTGGGGTCGCGCAAGGCCAGCGAGTACGGGCGCGGCATGGCGCGCAGCATGGGGGAGGGGCTGGCCCGGGCGGGAGTGGCGGTCGTGAGCGGGCTGGCGCTGGGAATCGACGGCGCCGCGCATCGGGGAGCGCTGGCCGCCGGTGGAGGCACCATCGCGGTGCTCGGGTGCGGCCCCGACGTAGCCTATCCGCCCTACCACCGCCGGCTCTTCCGGGACATCCTCGAGAGAGGTCTGGTGGTCTCCGAGTTTCTTCCCGGCGAGGCGCCTCTGCCGCACCACTTCCCCCGGCGCAACCGGTTGATTGCCGGTCTGTCGAAGGCGGTGGTGGTCGTCGAGGCCGCCAGGAGGAGCGGCGCTTTGATCACCGTCGAGCACGCCCTGGAACTCGGCCGCGACGTGTTTGCGGTTCCGGGAACGGTCGGCCGTCCCCGGAGCGAGGGAGCCAACGCCCTGATCCGCGACGGAGCCGGACTGGTTACGAGCGCCCACGACGTGCTCTTCGGAACCGGCCTCGCGGACGCATTGCCGGAGGCGCGCTCCCGCGACCGGATCCCCTCTGGAATGGACGCCCGCCAGCGGGCCCTGTGGGACGCGCTGGAGGCGGAGCCCGACCACATCGACCTCCTGGCCCGAAGGGCCCGCCTGGATATCGCCACCGCGGCGGCGATCCTGTCGGTCATGGAGGTTCAAGGATGGGTGCGGCGAGCGCCCGGGCTGCGCTTTGCCAGATCCCTTACCTGACGGCCCATGGACGAAGTGCCCAGTGCTGCCGGCACCCGGTGCGGGAAGCAAACCCGGGAAGCGCCGTCTTCGCGGGATGGCGCGACATCATCCGTCTACGTGCACGCGCCCTTCTGCGCGCGCCGCTGCTCCTACTGCGACTTCGCCGTAACGGTCGACCGCGAGGGCGGAGACGACGCCTGGCTGCGGGCGATCTCCCGGGAATGGGACCAGATCCTGCGCGAGGAACTGTTCTCATTCCCGGAACCCCTCGATACCCTCTACGTCGGCGGAGGCACGCCGTCCCTCCTGGGTACCGGCGCCATGGACGGACTCGCATCCGTTTTCGGTCCGCGCCTTCTGAGCCACCCCTTCCTGGAGTGGACGGCGGAAGCGAACCCGGAGAGCTTCACTCCCGGCATTGCGCGAGCCTGGCGAGAGGCGGGCGTGAATCGCGTCAGCCTGGGCGTACAGAGCTTCCACGAGGCCTCGCTGCGCTGGATGGGACGCCTGCACGGCTCCGCAGGCGCCGCGGAGGCGGTGCGCAACGCCCGGCGGGCCGGCTTCGGA includes these proteins:
- a CDS encoding carboxymuconolactone decarboxylase family protein; amino-acid sequence: MRAPALTPAERSLVRVSAALAAGREDALRAALAEAARTADATEVEEALLQSYLFVGYPAALAALAAWREVGPAPPAEASPDDWPGWARRGAALCRRVYSTQYRELRDSVRSLHPDMERWMVVEGYGKVLARPGLAPLAREYCIAALLAVADAGPQLYSHLRGGLNLGASAAALAETLAVAARFMDDARSEAARATLRRVLSRRGEG
- a CDS encoding S41 family peptidase, producing the protein MRFSRSLLAPGLILAAALLCGGWFLQQGIAQDRNVYFQARLLEEVLDRVAEDFVDPVELNALYGTAIDAVIEELDDPNSEFLSAYEWDNLRIDTEGEYAGVGLEIVRQGDWITVMSALPGTPGERAGIRAGDRIVEVEGESAQGWNPDRAAMSLRGRPGTEVDVRIGRPGIEELIPYTLERATVQILSVPFTHLFQDGVGYVPLRVFSENARDELEAATRALMADGATRMILDLRGNPGGLLDQGVALADLFLDEDLTVAETRGRTRSQNSVLRTGQGESFPGLPLVILINGRSASASEIVAGALQDHDRALVLGATSFGKGLVQTLYRLSGGNVLKLTTARWYTPSGRSIQKARAGDESAFEDVVLTLSGEWVQRSDGEDRQPYRSLGGRRVLGGGGITPDLHVLPDTLTDDEEAAVLRLDRHARGFSSAVFEFAVLYIQERPDAPPGSAVEDADLARFRQHLADRGIDAEAATLERAERYLRFQLEREIARRRAGREGEFLRLMTADPPLARAVELLARARSQQDLFDLVAAEKSLANSAVQAPGGIAGDGSPGAGSR
- the dprA gene encoding DNA-processing protein DprA, which gives rise to MPDASTVPVAEAPLDVMDDEVITRIHWTLHEGLGAVTLRQLIDKFGSARKAFSADKKKLPLKARRARDARKITRPLEEVLAIARRAGALATGYRLSGFPERLKHLHHPPPLLFLRGDPSLLHPPAVAVVGSRKASEYGRGMARSMGEGLARAGVAVVSGLALGIDGAAHRGALAAGGGTIAVLGCGPDVAYPPYHRRLFRDILERGLVVSEFLPGEAPLPHHFPRRNRLIAGLSKAVVVVEAARRSGALITVEHALELGRDVFAVPGTVGRPRSEGANALIRDGAGLVTSAHDVLFGTGLADALPEARSRDRIPSGMDARQRALWDALEAEPDHIDLLARRARLDIATAAAILSVMEVQGWVRRAPGLRFARSLT
- a CDS encoding aminotransferase class V-fold PLP-dependent enzyme; its protein translation is MNPAVRALFPGAGRRAYFDIAARCLLAEPVRNAAAAHLETRMCDGGDKDELRAVVEEARSGFASLVGADPEEIAITKNVSDGLNLFAASLPWRAGDNVVFCPELEHPNNIYLWYNLRRTRGVEVRPVAPVDGEVPVEAMVAAMDGRTRLVTVPSISFAPGFVTDMEPVAAAAREVGALTLVDAAQSVGAAVTDVRRPGIDALAVATQKCLLSLYGFGFLYVRREVADDLIPGHVARYGIELDGAHETAFSADELRYRPGAMRFDVGNYNYLGAVAARAALGLIRRWTVETVETHVCRVAGRLAAGFAELGLPVVGGASSPRRAHIVTVGASGGGRHYTADDPAMNALHARLNTDGVRLAIRSGVLRFSVGVYNDDSDVERVLTSARGWIEDR
- the obgE gene encoding GTPase ObgE; amino-acid sequence: MGEGIFVDRAVIEVAAGTGGSGAEAFRREKGTPRGGPSGGDGGRGGDVVLVTDPQLSTLLDFSYRRHYRAERGQHGGGNNRTGRSGADRVVSVPPGTTVRDAGTSELMGELLAAHDRVVVARGGRGGRGNTRFASSRNQAPTRWEPGAEGEARRIELELRLIADVGLVGEPNAGKSTLLSSVSAARPKVADYPFTTLVPSLGVVHLPDFRSFVLADIPGIIEGAHEGKGLGLRFLRHVERTRTLVYLIPADSSDPQAEYGRLRSELRSHSRALAAREHCLVVSKMDLVDPGEPAPRIEAPDAWGCFAVSAVTRRGLDELCEALWRRTRPR
- a CDS encoding asparaginase; the protein is MSAPARRAGRGPCVRVTRSGAVESVHRVHVAVADARGRLIGGCGDAGRVAFYRSAAKPFQALPLVEDGVLERFGFTEEELALCCASHNAERGHLALARSMLARAGLDERALECGPHPSLRPERARELWARGVRLGAVHNNCSGKHAGMLALAVANGWPPEGYLEPGHPVQQRMRAEIARWTGVAASELVTGTDGCGVVTFALPLADMAASFARLTAAADAGEPAARIVGAMTGHPFAVAGTGRVCTAVMERLGGRVFVKTGAEGVYCGGVRGRGLGFALKVEDGARRASDVALVGVLSDLGVADADDIAALARGRVEVLNTLGVDVGRIENAFRVEVDR